The following proteins are co-located in the Neodiprion virginianus isolate iyNeoVirg1 chromosome 6, iyNeoVirg1.1, whole genome shotgun sequence genome:
- the LOC124307602 gene encoding cytoplasmic dynein 2 intermediate chain 1 isoform X2: MSSKGAIKKTAGSSTVLKTKNRQAGDASSDVLASPNSKDSKLTKLRDSKIQKTPQNSINKLVSSRISSMDKPVGSQTKSIRQNGPGSTSISNTAASSPRTGAQLTSRTTTSGAKLVRQKIEVEKRLKNVPPAERNKSKEKASKSYSEKRGSSSIYLPKTIRSSNAATTRTSSQVIASKTSSVSTRDKQREGKSESPYKSAENKPRRTSRERKKSRTLSPSEIKMLHQAMKTDKAANDSLSKKDNNLVKSHGEQNRTATNDNTDDYEYEDDFEDYESDFQECTDSEVSNVSEEQEISESPEPEPIEMQREEQIKTINSADGRRSEEEHMLDSGHYELTEARKRAARIESMSMNQSKAPPLPELRQPINKSYRQEKTPENKSLPPSSTDEGFEDGRSGDFAKSPPVSQISFIDFQKPKDEKVQKKLLSKSKRGEELLNMIKLDNVEWSLIEYTPIAYEDFIMNYGRLNTQQISVQTNEDNPETETQTESIEFINKWTQHPITCRRNLNNSEDVKLFKLEQIGVGEDTDCDETNTPIVPTYDILQLNEFLSKAGKVVLSLLEEKKVGGNVLRSNSHELPFSEGFIKLAVDSVSFLVDRTVSLLHYSETLNKMLLSIHVLNSEGIETSNKEDYLTDCCIGCVWSTSEPSRPVKLFYSSCSITACCFHSTNYNVVFAGLEDGSINLWDLREDAMWHQKVTDKVNEVDWVLRSPTYTTADSVSDNYHSSEIVAIRVVSYIEKDTSNASNNRLAPIQICTLDEEGELIVWSVLYTMGIRTDDLGLAHWGDIRLQKTQQIAINTRRDKLILWWYSMY, encoded by the exons ATGTCAAGCAAG GGCGCAATAAAGAAAACTGCAGGGTCGAGTACcgtattaaaaacaaaaaacagacAAGCAGGCGATGCATCTTCCGATGTCTTGGCGTCGCCCAACTCGAAAGACTCAAAACTTACGAAACTCAGAGATTCGAAGATACAAAAAACCCCACAGAACTCTATTAACAAGCTGGTATCTAGCAGGATTAGTTCCATGGATAAGCCTGTTGGTTCTCAAACCAAATCAATCAGGCAAAATGGTCCTGGATCAACATCCATATCCAATACTGCTGCCAGCTCTCCGAGAACTGGAGCCCAGTTGACGAGCAGGACCACAACCTCGGGAGCAAAATTAGTTAGGCAGAAAATAGAAGTAGAGAAAAGGCTGAAGAATGTTCCGCCAGCGGAACGGAATAAATCAAAAGAGAAGGCGAGCAAAAGTTACTCGGAGAAAAGAGGATCAAGTTCGATATAtttgccaaaaacgattagAAGCTCTAACGCTGCTACAACTAGAACGTCTAGTCAAGTTATTGCATCGAAAACCAGTTCGGTGTCTACTCGCGATAAGcagagagaaggaaaatcgGAGAGTCCTTATAAATCAGCTGAGAACAAGCCTAGACGAACGTCAAGAGAACGCAAAAAATCCAGAACTCTTAGTCCTAGCGAAATAAAGATGTTACACCAGGCTATGAAGACTGATAAAGCAGCAAATGATAGTCTGTCAAAGAAAGACAATAACTTGGTAAAATCCCACGGAGAGCAAAATCGTACCGCGACAAACGACAATACTGATGATTATGAATACGAAGATGATTTTGAA GATTACGAATCGGACTTTCAAGAGTGTACTGATAGCGAAGTGTCAAACGTTAGCGAGGAACAGGAAATTTCAGAGAGTCCTGAACCTGAACCAATTGAAATGCAAAGAGAAGAGCAG ATAAAAACGATAAACAGTGCAGATGGACGACGGAGCGAAGAGGAGCATATGCTAGATTCTGGTCACTATGAACTCACAGAGGCTAGAAAACGAGCTGCACGCATAGAATCTATGTCAATGAATCAGTCGAAGGCACCACCATTGCCAGAATTGAGACAGCCCATAAATAAATCGTATAG GCAAGAGAAGACACCCGAAAATAAGTCATTACCCCCATCGTCGACGGACGAAGGTTTTGAGGATGGGAGATCTGGAGATTTTGCTAAATCTCCACCCGTATCACAAATATCtttcatcgattttcaaaaaccaAAAGACGAGAAAGTGCAAAAG AAATTGCTGTCAAAATCGAAAAGAGGAGAAGAATTGTTGAACATGATCAAATTGGACAATGTCGAATGGTCTCTCATTGAATACACGCCTATAGCTTATGAAGATTTTATAATGAATTATGGACGATTAAATACTCAAcag ATCTCTGTACAAACCAACGAAGATAATCCCGAAACAGAAACGCAAACCGAGAGTATcgaatttataaataaatggaCCCAACATCCTATAACGTGTAgaagaaatttgaacaacAGTGAAGAcgtgaaattgtttaaattg GAACAAATCGGTGTTGGCGAAGATACAGACTGTGATGAAACGAACACACCAATTGTACCGACTTACGATATTCTACAGCTGAATGAGTTTTTGAGTAAAGCAGGAAAAGTCGTGCTCTCATtgttagaagaaaaaaaagttggagGAAACGTACTTCGGTCTAATTCGCACGAGTTACCCTTCAGCGAAGGCTTCATTAAGCTTGCCGTTGATTCGGTATCTTTTCTAGTTGATAGAACAGTATCGCTCCTACATTACTCAGAGACTTTGAATAAGATGTTACTGTCAATACACGTTCTGAACAGTGAG GGAATTGAAACTTCGAACAAGGAAGATTATCTAACCGACTGTTGCATCGGATGTGTTTGGAGTACCTCAGAACCATCGAGGCCAGTGAAACTCTTTTACTCATCTTGTTCTATAACAGCTTGCTGTTTTCACTCGACGAATTACAACGTCGTATTTGCAGGCCTAGAAGACGG GTCAATAAATCTGTGGGATCTTAGAGAAGATGCGATGTGGCATCAAAAAGTAACCGATAAGGTAAATGAGGTGGACTGGGTGTTGCGATCACCAACTTACACTACAG CCGACAGTGTCAGTGATAATTATCACAGTTCCGAAATTGTCGCGATTCGTGTTGTATCTTACATTGAAAAAGACACATCAAATGCAAGCAACAACAGACTTGCACCGATTCAG ATTTGCACTTTAGACGAAGAAGGAGAGTTAATTGTTTGGAGTGTATTATACACCATGGGAATTCGCACGGATGATTTAGGATTGGCTCACTGGGGCGACATTAGACTTCAGAAAACCCAACAGATTGCGATAAACACTAGAAGGGATAAACT AATTCTGTGGTGGTACTCGATGTATTGA
- the LOC124307602 gene encoding cytoplasmic dynein 2 intermediate chain 1 isoform X1, protein MSSKGAIKKTAGSSTVLKTKNRQAGDASSDVLASPNSKDSKLTKLRDSKIQKTPQNSINKLVSSRISSMDKPVGSQTKSIRQNGPGSTSISNTAASSPRTGAQLTSRTTTSGAKLVRQKIEVEKRLKNVPPAERNKSKEKASKSYSEKRGSSSIYLPKTIRSSNAATTRTSSQVIASKTSSVSTRDKQREGKSESPYKSAENKPRRTSRERKKSRTLSPSEIKMLHQAMKTDKAANDSLSKKDNNLVKSHGEQNRTATNDNTDDYEYEDDFEDYESDFQECTDSEVSNVSEEQEISESPEPEPIEMQREEQIKTINSADGRRSEEEHMLDSGHYELTEARKRAARIESMSMNQSKAPPLPELRQPINKSYRQEKTPENKSLPPSSTDEGFEDGRSGDFAKSPPVSQISFIDFQKPKDEKVQKKLLSKSKRGEELLNMIKLDNVEWSLIEYTPIAYEDFIMNYGRLNTQQISVQTNEDNPETETQTESIEFINKWTQHPITCRRNLNNSEDVKLFKLEQIGVGEDTDCDETNTPIVPTYDILQLNEFLSKAGKVVLSLLEEKKVGGNVLRSNSHELPFSEGFIKLAVDSVSFLVDRTVSLLHYSETLNKMLLSIHVLNSEGIETSNKEDYLTDCCIGCVWSTSEPSRPVKLFYSSCSITACCFHSTNYNVVFAGLEDGSINLWDLREDAMWHQKVTDKVNEVDWVLRSPTYTTADSVSDNYHSSEIVAIRVVSYIEKDTSNASNNRLAPIQICTLDEEGELIVWSVLYTMGIRTDDLGLAHWGDIRLQKTQQIAINTRRDKLEKIYTGYFDMHVDSVDTNNLFLATNTNSILHATCIGNKVAPNIYRGNEIEFCGGTRCIEGCPFKRSYFLVGCDDGTIRLHSLKIERALLQLIDDECKNPVKSVQWSKSKPFTIFVLDSASKIHIWNLSNSDIYPMYTISTKKWGYVTSMQLSPCKTDHDLINQYLALGTDNGRIEIHKLKKDFCYSQRNESDQELETFSRYVDIL, encoded by the exons ATGTCAAGCAAG GGCGCAATAAAGAAAACTGCAGGGTCGAGTACcgtattaaaaacaaaaaacagacAAGCAGGCGATGCATCTTCCGATGTCTTGGCGTCGCCCAACTCGAAAGACTCAAAACTTACGAAACTCAGAGATTCGAAGATACAAAAAACCCCACAGAACTCTATTAACAAGCTGGTATCTAGCAGGATTAGTTCCATGGATAAGCCTGTTGGTTCTCAAACCAAATCAATCAGGCAAAATGGTCCTGGATCAACATCCATATCCAATACTGCTGCCAGCTCTCCGAGAACTGGAGCCCAGTTGACGAGCAGGACCACAACCTCGGGAGCAAAATTAGTTAGGCAGAAAATAGAAGTAGAGAAAAGGCTGAAGAATGTTCCGCCAGCGGAACGGAATAAATCAAAAGAGAAGGCGAGCAAAAGTTACTCGGAGAAAAGAGGATCAAGTTCGATATAtttgccaaaaacgattagAAGCTCTAACGCTGCTACAACTAGAACGTCTAGTCAAGTTATTGCATCGAAAACCAGTTCGGTGTCTACTCGCGATAAGcagagagaaggaaaatcgGAGAGTCCTTATAAATCAGCTGAGAACAAGCCTAGACGAACGTCAAGAGAACGCAAAAAATCCAGAACTCTTAGTCCTAGCGAAATAAAGATGTTACACCAGGCTATGAAGACTGATAAAGCAGCAAATGATAGTCTGTCAAAGAAAGACAATAACTTGGTAAAATCCCACGGAGAGCAAAATCGTACCGCGACAAACGACAATACTGATGATTATGAATACGAAGATGATTTTGAA GATTACGAATCGGACTTTCAAGAGTGTACTGATAGCGAAGTGTCAAACGTTAGCGAGGAACAGGAAATTTCAGAGAGTCCTGAACCTGAACCAATTGAAATGCAAAGAGAAGAGCAG ATAAAAACGATAAACAGTGCAGATGGACGACGGAGCGAAGAGGAGCATATGCTAGATTCTGGTCACTATGAACTCACAGAGGCTAGAAAACGAGCTGCACGCATAGAATCTATGTCAATGAATCAGTCGAAGGCACCACCATTGCCAGAATTGAGACAGCCCATAAATAAATCGTATAG GCAAGAGAAGACACCCGAAAATAAGTCATTACCCCCATCGTCGACGGACGAAGGTTTTGAGGATGGGAGATCTGGAGATTTTGCTAAATCTCCACCCGTATCACAAATATCtttcatcgattttcaaaaaccaAAAGACGAGAAAGTGCAAAAG AAATTGCTGTCAAAATCGAAAAGAGGAGAAGAATTGTTGAACATGATCAAATTGGACAATGTCGAATGGTCTCTCATTGAATACACGCCTATAGCTTATGAAGATTTTATAATGAATTATGGACGATTAAATACTCAAcag ATCTCTGTACAAACCAACGAAGATAATCCCGAAACAGAAACGCAAACCGAGAGTATcgaatttataaataaatggaCCCAACATCCTATAACGTGTAgaagaaatttgaacaacAGTGAAGAcgtgaaattgtttaaattg GAACAAATCGGTGTTGGCGAAGATACAGACTGTGATGAAACGAACACACCAATTGTACCGACTTACGATATTCTACAGCTGAATGAGTTTTTGAGTAAAGCAGGAAAAGTCGTGCTCTCATtgttagaagaaaaaaaagttggagGAAACGTACTTCGGTCTAATTCGCACGAGTTACCCTTCAGCGAAGGCTTCATTAAGCTTGCCGTTGATTCGGTATCTTTTCTAGTTGATAGAACAGTATCGCTCCTACATTACTCAGAGACTTTGAATAAGATGTTACTGTCAATACACGTTCTGAACAGTGAG GGAATTGAAACTTCGAACAAGGAAGATTATCTAACCGACTGTTGCATCGGATGTGTTTGGAGTACCTCAGAACCATCGAGGCCAGTGAAACTCTTTTACTCATCTTGTTCTATAACAGCTTGCTGTTTTCACTCGACGAATTACAACGTCGTATTTGCAGGCCTAGAAGACGG GTCAATAAATCTGTGGGATCTTAGAGAAGATGCGATGTGGCATCAAAAAGTAACCGATAAGGTAAATGAGGTGGACTGGGTGTTGCGATCACCAACTTACACTACAG CCGACAGTGTCAGTGATAATTATCACAGTTCCGAAATTGTCGCGATTCGTGTTGTATCTTACATTGAAAAAGACACATCAAATGCAAGCAACAACAGACTTGCACCGATTCAG ATTTGCACTTTAGACGAAGAAGGAGAGTTAATTGTTTGGAGTGTATTATACACCATGGGAATTCGCACGGATGATTTAGGATTGGCTCACTGGGGCGACATTAGACTTCAGAAAACCCAACAGATTGCGATAAACACTAGAAGGGATAAACT GGAAAAGATTTATACCGGCTATTTTGATATGCATGTTGATAGCGTTGATACTAACAATCTATTTCTGGCTACTAATACCAATAGCATCTTGCATGCAACGTGTATTGGCAACAAAGTTGCACCCAACATTTACCGAGGGAATGAAATTG AATTCTGTGGTGGTACTCGATGTATTGAAGGATGTCCTTTCAAACGATCGTACTTTCtg GTGGGCTGTGACGATGGCACTATACGACTTCATTCGCTGAAGATTGAGCGAGCTCTTTTGCAATTAATTGACGATGAATGTAAAAACCCAGTTAAATCTGTACAGTGGTCAAAATCCAAGCCGTTTACAATTTTCGTTTTAGACAGTGCCTCCAA AATCCACATATGGAACCTGAGCAACAGTGATATATATCCTATGTATACCATTTCAACAAAGAAATGGGGATACGTAACAAGTATGCAATTATCCCCATGCAAAACTGATCACGATTTGATCAACCAATATTTG GCTCTTGGAACGGATAATGGTCGGATTGAGATTCATAAGTTGAAGAAGGATTTCTGCTACAGTCAAAGAAATGAATCCGACCAGGAGCTCGAAACGTTTTCAAGATATGTAGATATTTTGTAG